Proteins found in one Candidatus Eisenbacteria bacterium genomic segment:
- a CDS encoding AraC family transcriptional regulator: protein MAKAMAMRLNGASKSGAREDVGRTIGPARGRGVKVILVAGLSSPAIRALGRLVGKYFYVEKVADANECVRRLRSDDGIGGIVIDPGLSEFDAPSFTALVRKHRPELPLFFYGSVQDIGPIRANAGPELIHYFKNPSDICRMAETIVVELTNRRVTPLLRHPKDTIVSRALEFIEANYRTIRKVEDISNHVGVSREHLSRQFTRYAGHRLSEFVNIFRIERAKELLLEGVLVKQVFSQVGFRCSSSFFKAFLKHTGIAPSVYKDAMLARRRARLAGESSRGSSGRQ, encoded by the coding sequence ATGGCCAAGGCGATGGCGATGCGACTCAACGGAGCGAGCAAGAGTGGTGCGAGGGAAGATGTTGGCAGGACGATAGGGCCGGCTCGAGGGCGGGGCGTTAAGGTGATTCTCGTCGCGGGACTGAGCTCACCGGCAATTAGAGCCCTTGGCAGGTTGGTCGGCAAGTATTTCTATGTGGAGAAGGTTGCAGACGCTAACGAGTGCGTTCGACGGCTGCGCAGCGACGATGGGATTGGCGGGATTGTAATTGACCCGGGACTCTCCGAATTCGACGCGCCGTCCTTCACGGCGCTGGTCAGAAAGCACAGGCCCGAGCTACCGCTTTTCTTCTACGGCTCGGTCCAGGATATCGGCCCAATCCGGGCGAACGCCGGTCCGGAGCTCATCCACTACTTCAAGAATCCTTCCGATATCTGCAGGATGGCGGAGACGATCGTGGTCGAGCTCACGAATCGCCGGGTCACGCCTTTGCTCCGACACCCGAAGGATACAATAGTCTCCAGGGCCCTCGAATTCATTGAGGCCAATTATCGGACCATAAGAAAGGTCGAGGACATCAGCAATCACGTTGGTGTGTCACGCGAGCATCTGTCCCGACAATTCACGCGATATGCCGGCCACAGACTGTCGGAATTCGTGAACATCTTCCGGATCGAGAGGGCCAAGGAACTCCTCTTGGAGGGCGTGTTAGTTAAGCAGGTGTTTTCTCAGGTGGGCTTCAGGTGCAGTTCGAGCTTCTTCAAAGCCTTTCTGAAACACACGGGGATCGCGCCCAGCGTTTACAAGGACGCTATGCTCGCGAGAAGACGGGCAAGGCTGGCAGGCGAATCGAGCAGGGGCTCGTCCGGCAGACAGTGA